Proteins encoded within one genomic window of Dasypus novemcinctus isolate mDasNov1 chromosome 17, mDasNov1.1.hap2, whole genome shotgun sequence:
- the ZC3H8 gene encoding zinc finger CCCH domain-containing protein 8, with protein MDFENLFSKPPNPALGRTPASDSDERISDELEETEVEETQENNIWEVNVECEQIPKKFRHLGNSATSQKSLPHRKSRSKDYDVYSDDNLCSQESEDTFAEELQQYIQAKEMANTTQTLPFPEGPVKKEGVNSTLQAVKQKNKNLKAGRKKGKQKKMKRKQAGTGNKGSNAFLRKNGLQDEGDKEKQQRVKMSQGFINQHTVERKGKQICKYFLERKCIKGDQCKFDHDAEIEKKKEMCKFYVQGYCTRGENCLYLHSEYPCKFYHTGTKCYQGEYCKFSHAPLTAETQELLARVLDTEKKSTCQ; from the exons ATGGACTTTGAGAATCTTTTCTCCAAACCCCCCAACCCGGCCCTCGGCAGAACTCCGGCCTCGGACTCTGACGAAAG AATCAGTGATgaactagaagaaacagaagttgAAGAAACACAAGAGAACAACATATGGGAAGTAAATGTGGAGTGTGAGCAAATTCCCAAAAAA tttaGGCACTTGGGGAACTCTGCAACATCACAGAAGAGTTTGCCACATAGAAAGTCAAGAAGTAAGGACTATGATGTATATAGTGATGACAATCTCTGCAGTCAGGAATCAGAAGATACTTTTGCTGAAGAGCTTCAACAGTATATACAAGCCAAGGAAATGGCAAATACCACTCAGACCTTACCATTTCCTGAGGGACCTGTGAAGAAAGAGGGAGTGAACAGTACCCTGCAAG ctgttaaacaaaaaaataaaaatcttaaagctGGTCGCAAGAAGggtaaacagaagaaaatgaaacgAAAGCAGGCTGGCACTGGAAACAAAGGATCAAATGCCTTCCTGAGGAAAAATGGCTTACAGGATGAG ggtGATAAAGAGAAGCAGCAGCGTGTGAAAATGAGCCAGGGATTCATCAACCAACATACAGTAGAACGCAAAGGAAAacaaatttgtaaatattttcttgaaagGAAATGTATTAAG GGTGACCAGTGTAAATTTGATCATGATGCAGagatagagaagaaaaaggaaatgtgtAAATTTTATGTACAGGGATATTGTACCAGAGGTGAAAACTGTCTGTATTTGCATA GTGAGTATCCATGCAAGTTTTACCATACAGGAACAAAATGTTATCAGGGAGAATACTGCAAGTTTTCTCATGCTCCACTCACTGCTGAGACACAAGAGCTGCTGGCTAGA GTTTTAGATACTGAAAAGAAGTCCACATGTCAATAA